CATCCAATCTGCCCATTCCACACAGCCtcgccctctgcaccccccaccccaaccaccctccaccccaaactaCCCCATCAGTTAACTACCAACCCATCTACCCACTCCACACACCCACCTCTCTACACCCCAAACACCCCTTACCCccaaacaccccacccccaccccatctacACACCCCCACTTTCTGCattccccacacccagactccccaCACAAACTACCCAACTACCCACCCCAAACACCCCCACCAcatctgcaccccccacccccacagcccccaccccagtacagcccccacccctcaccagcACAAACTGCTATCTCCCCGAATCCAGATACCCACGAACACAACCCTATCAACCCCCCCCGAAACACCCTCCCTACACACAgcactcaccccagccccccaatcTACCCCCAGCAGGatcccccgctcctcccctcaTCTGCCCCCTGAGTCTCCCACCTCAGACCCCCACTGGaccttcccccaactccctgccagaacccccccaccacacccccacaGAGTCAGTCAGGCGGGGGGCTTGGGAGCACGTGACTTCCCTCTCTAAATAGGGATAATGGatccagctgcccctgccccacctagTTCACAAACCTTGGTGTGGGCTTTGTTTTATACAGATTGTGAGCTCTGTGGGACTGTgccacacccagccccagggggcccTGAGCTCAGTCAGCTCTGTGGGGCATCGGCCCAATGGGGGCCCTGGGCGCTtaggaacagccagactgggtcagaccgagGGTGCATCTAGCCAGTGTCCGGTCCGCCGACCGCAGCCAGTgtctggtgccccagagggagtgaacagaacagggaatcgcccagtgatccattccctgtcgcccattcccggctcctggcacacagaggctagggacaccctccctgcccagcctggctgagagccattgatgatcctccatgagcttatctagttcttctgTCTCccttggggtctgtgcagcgcctggcgcgctggggccctgatctcagctgggatctCCAGGGGCCACCATAAAACAAATAACCCTACTCATTAAGGTTTACAAAACAACCAAGGGTAATTTCAGGCCAGCAGGATGAGGTGTtcctagcagcagcagctaatCACCCCCTGTGAGCTTAGagccgccccagccctgggtccgCTGCAATCCCCGATTCTCCACTGATTCCACGGCTGCGGATTCCAGGGAGGCCTAATGAGACCGTAAGCTCCTTGCAAACCCCCACTGTGCTTGGCAGCCCCGCGACAGGAGCCCCTGGCCGGCTCGGCAGAGCTAACGAGCTGGATTTCGCAGCACACAGAGGTGCTCTAAGGGGAGGAAATGAATTCATCCACTGGAATAGGCCCTTGTGAGGGACGGACCCCCTGCGGGACATGAGGGGCTCCCTACAGAGCAAACGAGGAGGCCCCAAATTGCAGGCAGGAAAGGTCCCTGACCCTGTGTGTGCAACGCCCCGGGCAGACAGACGTTCCCATTTGATAGCGGGTGGATAACCCGAATCCAGGCACCCACAGGTGGCAGCtaggaaaagaaaataaagcaagcAGCATGCAGGCTCCAGCTTAGAGAATGCAGGGGTGGGCCCCAGGGACAGCACTGCTGCGGGACGCTCGACACCGGCGCAGGGCATCAGGACGAGAATGGGATGGGGACCAGCTCAGTGAGACTCCGGGAAGGCTGCGTTCACGTGCGTGTGCCCATGTgtacgtgtgtatatatatcccCGTCCCGGGCTCGCCCTGCTCGCCACGGCTGCCCCCCCAGCAGGAAACATTAGGAAACACTCCAGCGGAGGCAGGGCCCCGCAGCTCCCTCCTGGGCTCCCGCCGGGTGCACCAAGGACCATGCAGAATTCCTGCAAGCCAAGCCAGGGCTGAAGTCACTCGAGTTGCTCCCACATCAGCCAGCAGGGTCCGTGTTACGGTGCAGTCAGCGCCCATCCCTGCAGAATTAAGCTCAACCTGCCCTGGACCAGCGAATGCTTTCGAGCGGGCCAGGCGTACTCTGACCGTGGCAAAGCATCGCTCAGCACCGGGTActgcaggagggaggctggggtgtgCGCTGCCGAGGCCTGCTGCCCCTAACGCTGCCCAGGGGGTGTTGCAGAAGGTGGATTTGAACAGAGCCTGCAGGAGGGAACAGGCCCGTTAACTCACTGGCTGATGGCTGGGGTTGGACACgctgcagctgcccccccccagcttgttctctgtgacagggtgctgtgACGAGCCTTCCTCCAGCTGCCCCCCAGAATCCAGCCAGGGGCCTTTCACCAGGCGCGTTGCAGAGGAGACGCTGGCGCGAGGCCACGCATGCCAGCTCCGAGCAGAGCTCCaggccctcccctctccctgccccagcccccaaaggACATTTTTTTCTCCACTTGCAACCAGAATTTTGCTCCCGCAGCatggacagggcaggggggaaaggctGGACAAGGCCTTTTGCCAGCGTATTGTCTATGGCTGATGAGCAATTTCAGTAGCAAGCTGGGGGCTGCTTTTTGCATCTTCCTAAGGCAAGACCTCCTGCCAGGGGCTCGGCTTGCCCCTACCCCAGGCCCAGCTGTCCGCCCAGCAGGCTTCCTGCGCATCACAGCCCAGTTGCCCTCCGAATAACACCGTCACTAGCTGCTGGGAAGAGCCAGCTCCTGTGCCTGGATCTCCCAGGCAGCCGGACGGTCCCAGGGCCCCCGCAACAGATGCTGAATTGGTGAAATATTCACGAGGTGGGCTGCCTCCATAACGAACACAAGGCAAACACCATGGGGAACTCTTTAATCAAGCCAAGAGTCAGCCTTCCAGCTAGAAATCTCTTCATGGGGATTAAAGCCCCAATCACAGCGCACGGCCCGGGGGTTATGTTCAGAGATAATCcatctttattttgctttttgaaacattaaaagcagcccccccccaacccccgctcaTTGTTTCATAAACCGGAGGGCACGTGCCACAGTGCAGCTTACGGGCTGCCAGCGATCTTGGCCTCCCAAGCTCCTGCTCGCAAGGCCGCACGAGCGAAGGACTTGCTTTTTGCGAGCAGATCCGGCGCTCCGTGACCCAGGCCGCTGGCACAACGTAGGACACCACAGCTGGGAGCTTCGAGCCAGGGGCCAGGTTAGTAAGCACCAGGTACGACATCCATACCTGCCCTGCAGGCCCGGCTCAGCTCCACAGAGCAGTGCGATTTGGTTCCCAGGCCTGCAAACCAAGGGCCTCTCGGCGCTTTGTGGGCCCTAGGATCCATGGGTAGTTCCCCCAAGACGATCAGAGATTGCCCCACGTCTTTACCCTCCCTTCTGCAGCCaccaccttccaccccagaggtggctgcatttcaggggtgcTACAGAGGCAGAGCCTGGGGCAAAAGGCACAAGCGGAACGCCTGGTGATAAATTTGTCAGGAACAATCACAGTAACGAAGCCAAGGGAGAGGAGAGATTCCAGCCGAGGGGGCAGCTCCCTCTGCAGCCAGCCCTCGCCCACGCGCTGCCAAGGAGGTGGTGACAGGCGCAAGCTCCGCAGCCAGAGGAAGTAGGGTGCAATGGTCGGAGCACGAGCCAGGGTTCGATTCCTGGCTCTCCCCCAGACGCCCCGGGCTTCTCTGAGCCGCAGCCCCCAAGCTCTGCCGTAGGGagaccagcccagccctgccgcgCTGCCAGGGGCGCAGACTGCGGGGATGGGGCAGGTGCTGCCCTTTAGCCATCGACCCTCATCTCACCAGCCGCCTCCTCCTCTTCAAACCCCTGCCCCGGacagccccccttccccgcctggGGGCACGGGGCCGCCAGCCCTGGGTCTCCCCGTCCCTGCCCGTCTCCACGCAGCCAGCACCTGCGCCGAGCTACCGACCTGGGAGGCGAACGTGACGCTGGCGCCATCTGGTGGGCAAACCGCTCCCTGGCAGGGCCACACCTGGAGCATCGCCAGCAGGTCGGGCCCCGAACCCGCAGGGAGCTGGCAGGCCTcgcagaggggcaggggcaggcaacTTCTCCACTCTGCCCCGCTGCTCCCCTCAGCATGCTCCGTGATGGGGAGGCCACGTAGGGTGCAGCGCCCCAACCGGGCACCCCCGCCTGCGGTCGCACCGTGAAAGGCTATGGGGCAGAGGTCAtggcccccgccccgccccacccatcCCTCCCAGGCGAGCTCTGCGGGCAGCCTCTGCCAGGCCGGGAGCCGCCCCCACCCTGGCCACGGgacctccccagcctcctgccccacagccccggTTCCCTACACCGgggaccctccctgccccctgcaagCAGCAGCAGACGCAGAGCCCGAGCGAGGCCAATCTGGGCCCGTGGCATCGCAGGGCTGGCCGGCCTCACGAGACGACTCTGCTCTGGATGAAGTGCAGCGGGCGCCTCTCCCTCAGGACTCTGGCCATGGGGCCCGGGGAGCCCGCAGCATCCCGCAGCTCCCTGAAGGCCCCGGCCGCCACCAGGTGCAGCCGCACCGGCCCAATGCTGCCCTTGAGGCGGAAGGTTTTGTAGACAGGAAAATCCTCCTGGAGACACTGatccagctgcagggagagggagaggggtgggggctcgCCCTGGGCCACAAGCAGGCCGGTTCCGGCTCCGGGAGCCAAGGGTCGCATCAGACCCTCTACCTCACCTGTGCACCAAAGCTCCTTCTACCCCAAAGGTCGCCAGCCTGGACCAGCTGGGCCCGGCAAGCCTCTGCCCACAGTGGCCggtcccagctgcagcaggggaaggTGCCAGGTGCCCTACAGTGCCGGGACAACCGGCCCCGAGCACTGTTAGCAGCAGGGGCTCTCCCCCAACCCTATTTGCATCTGGAAGGTCTCGTTACCCCGGCAACATCCAGGCCCCTTTGGaatcctgctctgctcccagccttaGTCAGACCTTGTGGCGAGGAGTTCCACTGGTAGAGCGTCTGGCTCTTCTGCTGCACCGAGTGCCCACCTGTGCTGTGAGGGTAACGGGGCCCCTCTCGGCCCCAGACATTGCTGTGTGCTTCTCTTCACCTGTgcaatcccacccccaccccccgaaagaCGGGGCGTCCTGCAGGGCACAGCCGGGGAGCGCACAAGGGGCCGAGGCCCTGTCCCTGGGCTCAGCAGCGCAGCCGCAGGCCAGGGCTGAGCCGCACCAGAGAGTGCTGCCACCTAGTGGCCAAACCCAGCCACAGCTGCGCAGACCTCTCCAGGGGAAAACCCCAGGCCAGGCCGGGGCACCCGTGCGGCTCTGGTGGGGCCAGAGCCCCATGCTGGGAGCAGCCCCAAGCAGGCAGGATCGTTCCCTCCTGCAGGCTGGAGAGGGAAGGTCCATCCCCACCAAAGCCTCTTTCCAGCTCCAGGCCCCTGGAttggggcaagcaggggcaggaagaccCCCACCTGCCCATGGCACCAGCTGCCTCTACCCCATGCTGCCATTTTCCCAAGGCACTCACCTTATAGCGCTGTGCCTCCGACAGATCACGCACGCCCCGCAGCTCCACGAACACCTGGTAATGGGGGGCACAGGCCCCAGAGGAGGCACCTGGGGGCAGCATGGACCCACGTTAACCAACCCAGCTGGAAGAGCAGGAGAGACATCCCACGCCGGGAGCTGAGGGACAGGGGTGGAAAACCcccatgggggggcagggacccagACCACCGCAGGCTAGCTGGCCGGCTCTCGGCGGCAGTACCTCGCTGCAGATGGGCGCAGAGCCGCTCCCAGGAGGTGCCATCCTGTCGTCAAGCTGCTCAGGGGCTGCCCTGGCACAGCTGCCCCCTCGTCTCAGTGCTGGGATCTGGATCACCTAGCCACTCCATGACACCAAGGCTAgtgccagccacagccctgggtgGCTCGGCCCCCTCCTGTCCAGCCATCTCACCAACCCCTGGAACCAGGCCCAGCACCAGGACACAGCTGGGCCTGGGCCCCAGGCTGACCAGGCTGGGGGCACGATGTGACGAAGTGGgcctgttcttaatgtttcctctgaatactgtagggatgcctccgtttcccctatgcagttcttaagtctctaggtggtgggataagggggtataattgttgcagagcaaagggccagggtacataatgGCCAACattctgtctcctggcaactgatggcctgggcccttcccccctgccaggtgagagctaacgggttggagaacaaaggaaccaggtgacctcctggcccgggaaagggacaaagcccagaggaggaggggctggagggagtttcagtttggggctggctggagacatggagtgaagggcagacggggttgtctggctcactgccccccaaaatggacccggctgaggggtcctgttctctgcacctacaagctctgtgttagaccatgtccctgtcgtctaataaaccttctgttttactggctggctgagagtcccgtctgactgcggagttggggggcaggaccctctggcttccccaggaccccgcctgcgcggactcgctgggggaagcgcacggaggggcagaggatgctgaatgcgccgaggtcagacccaggaaggtggaagccgggtgagctgtgtgtcctgcagacaggctgctcacagaaaggagactgccccagagtcctgcctggcgtcgtagggagcagttccagagcatcgcccggggactccgtgacacaggccagccaggcCTGAGCACAGACAGGGTCAGGCAAACCCAGGGGTGCTGAAAGGGGCAGCAGCGCAGAGCAcggtggggcagagaggggccagGCTGTCTCAAGCCAGGAGCCCTCGGACACGTCCAGGCCCGGCCTTGCCAGCACGGGGCTGGGTACCGGGAGCGGCACTTACCCAGAAGGCTGCTCTCTGCACAGACGTAATCGACCAGCCGGGCTCCCGGCCACATGGCCACGGCGCGGCGCAGGCTCCGGTAGAAGCGCTCCTCGGGGACACCTTCCCCACGCACGCTCAGGGTCTGGCTCAGCCTGGGGAGCCAAGGGCAGGGGGTAAGCGTGGGAATCGGGTGACTGcacctctgccagcagggggcagtgccatGGCCTCAAACTCACCAGCCAGAACAGCCCCATCCCCGCCCTCAAAGCACCGGGGaggggagcccccagcccccacccacttCATCCTCCCCCCAAACCGCCCTGCAGGGGCAGCTCCCATCTGGTCCCCAGCGTTCCCCAGGCAGCAGCCGAGCGTGTGGGGAGCCggcatggggtgtgtgggggtgactGTCCCCACCTGCGCACGGGCCCCACCACGGGGCACTGGTTGTAGAATTCAGCCACCTTCAGCACCTCCCCGATGCGGCACCTAATGGATAAAGGGGTAGAGAGAACGTGAGCCACGACTGTAGTTCCCGCAACAGGCCCCATTCCATCGTGGCCTCCCATGGACAGCAGGGGGCACATGGCATGGGGcgtactggggtggggggtgtgatgttattgacataatctgggaccgtatagatcattgttgcaaccaaggtcctgtcgtggcaccaaatcttgtataaagggagtcaaataaggtgtctcagaCATGGTTACGGTTTGCTGGTTAGGGTTGTGCTGTCTATATGggggtatcatttttgtagttgaagttatgaatattggctctgtcctgtctgtatttcaaacttctgctctgcttctgggtgacaccccagacaagttggtgtcagctctgcctagcctgcttgatggcccattaaggaccatcagctctACAagtgacccactgagagaaggcagacacgcctggggacCCAGCGAAatatgcagggacttgcccatgtgactccaaactccattttgctgtaattttccacagtaagaacaaagaggggttcttacacctggaggtgactataaaaggctgattcCTCATCTCCATcctgtcttcagtcctgcttcttacctctggagggactttgctacactgaagttttgaaccaaggactgaaagacccagcTGGGGacgttctccagagacttgatttgaacctgccgtttattctaGTGCttctacaagcctgaaccaagaacttggccatcactGTGTGTCATTGATTCTATTtgaccaattctagctctcatctgtatctttttccttttatgaataaacctttagattttagattctaaaggactggcaacagcgtgatttgtgggcaAGATCTGATTTGTAGATTGACCTGAGTCTGGGGCTTGGGCCTTTGGGATCAAgaaaaccatttttcttttactggggtactgGTTtttataaccatttgtccccataacgagtggcactggtggagatactgggaaactggagtgtctaagggaattgcttgtgtgacttgtggttagccaatggggtgagaccgaagtcctctctggctggctggtttggtttgccttagaggtggaaaaacccagccttgggctgtgactgccctgcttgaagcagttcGTCCTGAATTGGGACTCTCacttgggtcccgccagaaccagcctcgttacaggGGGCAGATGCTGAGAGGTGCGGGGCAtactggggtggtggggggcacagggcgTACAGgactggtggggcagggggtgtatGGGGCTGGCGGGGCATAGGGGACTGGTGGGGGCGCAGGGCATATGGGGGTGGCAGGAAAGGGGGCACCTGGACAATCCAGCCTGGGCCGTCAGCACCAGCTCGTACTCCTGGCCCTGCTCAACGTCTGCCAGCAGCACGGTCTCGGGGGGCCCCTCAGCGCCCGGCCCCGCCGGCAGGAACTCGCAGAAAGCCCAGCCCGGGCAGAGCAGGTAGCGGGAGTCGGGCTGCTCCGGCCACAGGTTCACCCcgagcagagctggtgggggacACTGTGGGTCAGCAGGGAGAGtacacagcccccagccctccggCTACCCAGGCCCCGCAGACAGACCCACAGCGGCCCCCTTGTGCAGCATGGAGACACCCTCTCGGCCTGCAGGCGAATGACCTGAACAGCCAGCACTGGCCCCCCATCGCTACGTGGGGCTGGGGCTCACCACGCCCCCCCATTGCGCAGACACTGGGCTCTGCTTACGGGGCTCCTGCCTGCACAGGGCGCTGACCCGACCCCGCCTGGCTCGGCCGATGCCCCTTTACCTCCTGCTGTGCCGTAGAAGGGGCAGTAGAAGGGGAGGCCCTGGCACTCCGACTCCCGCAGGGCCTCCCCGTAGAGCTGCTCGCCGCTGGgctctgccaccaccaccacctggagcCGCGGCCACAGGCGCCGGGCGACGCCGTCCCAGCCCCTGGCACACTCTGCCCTCAGCTCCGCAGCCCGCGCCGCGTCGGGCGCCAGCAGCCCCTCCAGCCGGCGCCGGGTCCcctcaggcagctccagccggggaCTCAGCTTCCCCAAGGCCAGGTCCTGCGCCAGGCCCTCCCAGCTGGCGCGCAGCACGCCCAGGGCATCGTACAGCTCCGAGGCCAGCCCGGCCTCCAGCGCCCGCAGCGCCCGCTCCCGCAGGGCAAACACCAGCTGCACATACAGGGCCGCGGCTCGCGAGGGCACGGTGCCCGCCTCCTCCGGAGTGCAGTACAGGGTGGGCAGCGGCCACGCtgcggcaggcagggagcagcccCGGGCCCAGGAGAAGCGGGCCGTGCCCCGCGGGCTCAGGGCCTCCGGGAAGACTCTGCTGAGGACGTCCAGGTACAAGACGGGCCcctggggggggtgagggggagagagagagatggagacagaGCCAGGGCAGCCAGACACCAGCCATTgtatctccccccgcccccccccgggtaCCAGCctgcaacaccccctcccctcccccccttcccctggtaCCAGCCTGTGAAATCCAGCCCCCCAGGAGAAAAGCCCAGCCTAggacacctccctcccctgtaGCTTTCTCCCACTCAGCTctcactccccccagcccctcggcTCCCTCTGGCTCAGCTCCAGtttggggcagcagggctgtgtggcACATGGGTGGGGGGCTGAGACACATCCCCCCTCCCAGGCACCCTGAAAAGGGGGGAGCCCTGGTCTGCAGGACCCTGCCCCGGCTGCCCCCATGTACCTGCAGGGGGGAGTCTGCGGTGCAGCAGCTCCGAAGCAGAGCCCAGGGCCCCGTCGGCAGTGCCGGGGGGGCAGGCGCCTCGCCCCCGTGGGAGCCGCGCCGTGCCAGGGGGTGATGTTCCCGGAACACGCCCAGGTCTGCGGGGAGAACACGCCAGGGTCAGGCTGAGCCCCCCAcgccctgctgggagggggcgggCCCAGCCCCCCCGGCCGGGCTGCCCACAAGGGGCTGGGGGCCCAGCGCCAGGCCCTGCCCCGGTACCTGGCTCCGCGGCCCCGGCTCGccccagcagccgcagcaggAGGCGCTCCTGGCTCCGCCGCACGGCCGCCGACGCCTGCTCCAGGTGCCAGCGCTGGCAGCCCACGGCCCGGCCCAGCACCCGCAGCGCCAGCCAGTGCCGGAGAACGAGCCCCCAgggcccccgccggcccccccaGGATCCTGCGCCCCCCGGGCGGCAGCGCCAGGCCCAGAGCAGCAGGGCCAGCGCCACGGCCAGCCCGGCGAGCAGCATCGCggtgctgtggggagaggggggatcgtcagcacagagagacacacggacccccccagcccccgggcccCCCAACACCTCAATGGCCCCAGGgccccccacaaccccacctGGCCCCCCCAACACCTCAATGGCCCCACCTGGCCCCCCAACGGTCCCACCTGGCCCCCCCAACACCTCAATGGCCCCACCTGGCCCCCCAACGGTCCCACCTGGCCCCCCCAACACCTCAatggccccagtgccccccacaaccccacctGGCCCCCCCAACACCTCAatggccccagtgccccccacaaccccacctGGCCCCCCCAACACCTCAatggccccagtgccccccacaaccccacctGGCCCCCCAACACCTCAatggccccagtgccccccacaaccccacctGGCCCCCCAACACCTCAATAGCCCCACCTGGCCTACCCCACAACCCCACCTGGCCCCCCACCCGGGCCCCCCAACACCTCAatggcccccccggccccccccaatATCTCGGGCCCCCCAGTGCCCCCGGCCGGTcccgcagcccccctcccccgccgggagCCGCGTCTCCTACCGGCCCCCCCGTGTCCCCCCCCGGACACTCCGCCTCCCGCTGAAGTGACGGAGAATTAAAGGGACGGGAGCGGCCCCAGCTCTTAAAGGGCCAGATGCccattgacacccccccccccgggaacgGGGGGTCCCGCCCTGcggcccccagggcagggggcacccagggctgggcgggccgggccaggg
The DNA window shown above is from Chelonia mydas isolate rCheMyd1 chromosome 27, rCheMyd1.pri.v2, whole genome shotgun sequence and carries:
- the GHDC gene encoding GH3 domain-containing protein; its protein translation is MLLAGLAVALALLLWAWRCRPGGAGSWGGRRGPWGLVLRHWLALRVLGRAVGCQRWHLEQASAAVRRSQERLLLRLLGRAGAAEPDLGVFREHHPLARRGSHGGEAPAPPALPTGPWALLRSCCTADSPLQGPVLYLDVLSRVFPEALSPRGTARFSWARGCSLPAAAWPLPTLYCTPEEAGTVPSRAAALYVQLVFALRERALRALEAGLASELYDALGVLRASWEGLAQDLALGKLSPRLELPEGTRRRLEGLLAPDAARAAELRAECARGWDGVARRLWPRLQVVVVAEPSGEQLYGEALRESECQGLPFYCPFYGTAGALLGVNLWPEQPDSRYLLCPGWAFCEFLPAGPGAEGPPETVLLADVEQGQEYELVLTAQAGLSRCRIGEVLKVAEFYNQCPVVGPVRRLSQTLSVRGEGVPEERFYRSLRRAVAMWPGARLVDYVCAESSLLGASSGACAPHYQVFVELRGVRDLSEAQRYKLDQCLQEDFPVYKTFRLKGSIGPVRLHLVAAGAFRELRDAAGSPGPMARVLRERRPLHFIQSRVVS